From one Pseudopipra pipra isolate bDixPip1 chromosome 2, bDixPip1.hap1, whole genome shotgun sequence genomic stretch:
- the LOC135409686 gene encoding LOW QUALITY PROTEIN: high affinity choline transporter 1-like (The sequence of the model RefSeq protein was modified relative to this genomic sequence to represent the inferred CDS: inserted 4 bases in 3 codons; substituted 2 bases at 2 genomic stop codons) yields MPLNIPGXVSTSGFFILTLAAGIWASWKSKKDQQNRNTTEMAIVGGQNINVFTGFFTATATQVGGAYINGTAEIIYLPSKRLLWVQVPVGFSLSLVVGGYFFVNPMRSKNYVTVMDPIQETYGNMMGSLLFIPPVLRKVFWFAAILFSARATMRVILDIEGSLTIIVSACTVIXFSDMGGLYSVFHFRFQVLGSIPWQTHFQRVLSAASTGQTRLISYIPGFRCFATAILSVLIGAVAASTDWNQISCNLPSXERRESAMILPLVLHYLCPAYISIAGLGAIAAATMSSADSALLSAGSMFAHNIYRKILRKKATEIEVLWAMRTSMLVFGAGAVSLAFYSISVHDLWFLSRELVHALLFPQFCCALFAPSNKTXGSAAGFLVGLLLRLLSGEPALSISPVIXLPVCSLVNGIYSQVFPFKTFTMLLTFSTILAVSYLAKVLFQRNLLPHWWDVCNIIGGTGTLILLQQMEKQRGSPIVVLEENRG; encoded by the exons ATGCCTCTAAATATACCAGGCTGAGTATCTACGAgtggtttttttatattaactTTAGCTGCTGGAATTTGGGCTTCttggaaaagcaaaaaggaTCAGCAGAACAGGAACACAACAGAAATGGCCATAGTTGGAGGCCAGAATATAAATGTTTTCACTGGATTTTTTACTGCAACTG CCACCCAGGTTGGAGGAGCATATATCAATGGCACAGCTGAAATCATCTACCTGCCTTCAAAAAGATTATTGTGGGTCCAGGTACCTGTGGGATTTTCCTTGTCCCTTGTTGTTG GTGGTTACTTCTTTGTAAATCCAATGAGATCCAAGAATTACGTGACAGTGATGGACCCCATACAAGAAACTTATGGGAACATGATGGGAAGCTTACTCTTCATTCCACCAGTGCTAAGAAAGGTGTTCTGGTTTGCAGCTATCC TCTTCTCTGCACGAGCAACAATGAGGGTCATCTTGGATATTGAAGGCTCTTTGACTATCATTGTCTCAGCATGCACTGTCAT CTTTAGTGATATGGGAGGTCTCtactctgtttttcattttaga TTTCAGGTGCTTGGAAGTATCCCATGGCAAACCCACTTCCAAAGGGTGCTCTCTGCTGCCTCGACAGGACAGACAAGGCTCATCTCCTACATCCCAGGATTCAGGTGCTTTGCAACGGCCATCCTCTCTGTGCTCATTGGTGCAGTCGCAGCATCAACAG acTGGAATCAGATAAGCTGTAATCTTCCAA CTGAGAGACGGGAATCGGCAATGATACTACCACTTGTTTTGCACTATCTCTGCCCAGCATATATCTCCATTGCTGGCTTGGGAGCCATTGCTGCTGCCACAATGTCTTCTGCAGattcagctcttctctctgctggcTCCATGTTCGCTCACAATATCTACAGGAAAATCCTGAGGAAAAAG GCTACAGAGATAGAGGTGTTATGGGCTATGAGGACCTCCATGTTGGTGTTTGGTGCTGGGGCTGTCAGTCTGGCTTTTTACTCCATCTCTGTCCACGACCTCTGGTTCctcagcagggagctggtgcatgccctcctcttcccccagtTCTGCTGTGCCCTCTTCGCTCCCAGCAACAAAACCTAAGGCTCAGCTGCTGGATTCTTGGTTGGGCTCCTGCTGAGGCTACTATCAGGGGAGCCTGCCCTGAGCATCTCCCCTGTCA TGCTACCAGTCTGCTCCCTGGTGAACGGGATCTACAGCCAGGTCTTCCCTTTTAAAACATTCACCATGCTTCTCACCTTCAGCACGATCCTTGCTGTTTCATACCTGGCCAAggttttatttcagagaaaCCTCCTTCCCCACTGGTGGGATGTTTGCAATATCATAGGGGGAACCGGCACCCTCATCCTCCTGCAGCAGATGGAGAAACAGAGGGGTTCACCAATCGTTGTACTAGAAGAGAACCGTGGCTAA